A section of the SAR324 cluster bacterium genome encodes:
- a CDS encoding SMP-30/gluconolactonase/LRE family protein, producing the protein MDLMQVCNVPVCELGEGIFWHPERGSFCWFYILGKKLYEQVEDQPVRVIDCPGNASAAARIDEKRLVVAVDDGLHILDMVSKSWESYLAVEADNSVTRSNDSRVHPSGSFWFGTMGWNAEQGAGSIYHISKGKLQLLYPNITIPNATCFTEDGTIGYFGDTIENTVWRVKLDQNTGLPVSEREVFLTFEKGQGGPDGAVVDADGNFWIALWGGYKVAAYRPDGSKLTEFSASASNVSCPVFGGKDGSELRATTALEHLDSAARANQPDGGKVFKASTSFRGQVEAMYRL; encoded by the coding sequence ATGGATTTGATGCAAGTTTGTAATGTCCCAGTCTGTGAGCTTGGCGAGGGAATATTCTGGCACCCTGAGCGTGGGAGCTTTTGTTGGTTTTATATTCTCGGCAAGAAGCTTTATGAGCAAGTTGAGGATCAGCCTGTCCGTGTGATTGATTGCCCTGGTAACGCAAGCGCTGCGGCTCGAATTGACGAAAAACGCTTAGTGGTTGCGGTCGATGATGGACTCCATATTCTCGACATGGTTTCCAAAAGCTGGGAGTCCTATCTTGCTGTGGAAGCAGACAACTCTGTAACTCGCAGCAATGACAGCCGGGTTCATCCCAGTGGCTCCTTTTGGTTCGGAACGATGGGTTGGAACGCAGAGCAGGGCGCTGGGTCCATCTATCATATTTCTAAAGGGAAGCTTCAATTGCTTTATCCAAACATCACCATTCCCAATGCAACTTGCTTTACTGAAGATGGGACTATTGGATATTTCGGAGATACCATTGAGAACACTGTCTGGCGAGTAAAACTGGATCAAAACACAGGGCTTCCTGTGAGTGAACGTGAGGTGTTTTTGACATTTGAAAAAGGGCAAGGGGGCCCAGATGGAGCTGTTGTGGACGCTGACGGGAATTTTTGGATAGCGCTTTGGGGTGGTTACAAGGTGGCTGCTTATCGTCCAGATGGAAGCAAGTTAACGGAGTTCTCAGCTTCTGCCAGTAACGTCAGTTGCCCGGTCTTTGGTGGCAAAGATGGCTCTGAGTTGAGAGCAACCACGGCATTGGAACACCTTGACTCTGCAGCTAGAGCCAATCAACCCGACGGAGGCAAGGTCTTCAAGGCTTCTACTTCCTTCCGTGGACAAGTCGAAGCAATGTACAGGCTTTAA